The Apium graveolens cultivar Ventura chromosome 3, ASM990537v1, whole genome shotgun sequence sequence ATCCGGGTTCAATTTCTTAAAACtccatatttaaataatatttatcaTATATTTTCATCCTAACTTCAAATTAAGTTCTCTAAAACTACTTTATTCTAATATCGATATTTTAATCTGGGACACATGATTCGCACATTGTCAGCTAGTATTAAGAATTACTACTAGGGTTGCTGAGTTGGCTAGATATTTTCTCAAAATCATAAAACTATTAGTTTAATGAACCAGGCTTCACTATTCCCCTTTGAGTTTTCCTATATATAGTACAACAAGCTCCGAGTAATCTAATCAAAACACTTGCATTCTTCAAATATGTCTTTTACTACTATAATCGATGCCACAGTTGTCTTTCAACAAGTTCAGACCAACATTTACTCAAGGAGGTTGCTATTACACAACTCACTTTATCAACAACAACAGGCTGCAGCTACTCCACCGCAAAGTGGCAACGCAGAACATAATCCCAGGGATAATAGTTTTGATGCAAATATTGTAATGATACTCTCAATCCTCTTCTGTGCCGTAGTTTGCTCACTATGCCTGAACTTTATAGTTAAGTGCGCCTTAAGATGTTCAAGGTTAGTAGCTTCTGAATCAAGTGAAAGCTCGTCGGCTCGTTTGACCAATACCGGCATCAAGAAAAAAGCCCTCAAAACTTTCCCAGTAGTAAATTACTCAGCTGATTTAAAGCTGCCTGGATTGGATGCTGAATGTGTGATATGCCTCTCAGAATTTGCTCCAGGCGAACGTGTCAAAGTTCTGCCCAAGTGCAACCATGGATTTCACGTCAAATGCATCGATAGGTGGCTAAATTCCCATTCGTCTTGCCCAACTTGTAGGCACTGCCTGATTCAAACATGTCAGAAAATAGTCGATTGCAGCATGCCTGCGGCCTCACTACCAGTTCAACCACATGAAGAAACTATTATTGTCAGAATTGCACCTTTAGAGGCTGAGGGTGTATTACGTAATTATCAAACATAAGTATTCGATAGTCAATCTTTTCTTGCACATATACATACTGGAATTATTCTTCAAAGATATCAAGAGTTAGGCTTGCAATTCTTTTGGAAGACAGTGCATCCCCAGAATGAATGTACAGTTCAACTGCACGTTTGTACAAAATTTTATGATTGTGCTTGCAGCTAATCTATAACGATATATTGATTTAAATTTTGCCTTAATTAACTTACTATTTATTACATTTACAAGACACGCATTATTCAAGCAGAAGAATAGACGGGGTAAATGAAAAAAACAATGAAATCCTAAAGTGCAGGCAGATTTCAATCATGTAAATTATGATGTAGCTGGGAGCTTTAAAAGTAGAATAATTGTTAGATCCAAAAAATTGAATACAAAAATTTTCACAAAATGAATATATAGTAGGTATTGATGAGAATGATCCACCTACAATCACATCAACAACCTGATTAAAATATCGCACCTCATGtgtaaattattttataaatattttgtatATCAAATTTTAAGCATGTAGCACTATTCTTAAAAGGTAATGCAAACATAAAACCTTATCCTTTTTTAGGAGGTTGAAAGTTGAAACCAGCTTTTCAGCAACTATTCTgccttcttttttttttctaaatatcCTCATATATAAACCTGAAGTCAGTGACTGATGCAGAAGATTTTTGTAGGTGTCGGTTTTACTTACATAATAACTTTcaaaaaaagtttaaaattttaataatataattgaAAAATATTAGAAATTTTATAATGTGTTATCAACATTTAACTTAACAGTGAAATGGTTGTAGGGATGAGTATCGGGTCATTTCAGTGCCGGCTAATGCTATCCCGCCACAGATTTCCAAACACGAGACCACTCCCCGAATACTCAAAAGCACCTCTTTGAATATTTCCCCGAACTTACCAATACATTTACTCTATTATAAGAGTTTATAGGCGAAATAAGAAATGTATAATACTTTTCGGTGTGTTTAGAATTGAGATCCCATGCCTCGTTTACGGGGATGTAAGAATTGTGTAACAGTTTGCAAATGATATCGCTAAGTACTCGTTAAAAGATAACCCTAACTCATTATGTGATAATTCAAAAGATATCACCCTAATTTATCACGTAATAATCAAACAATTAACATTGACTAAGCTCGAGCTAATCATGTTCAATTAGCACATAGTAATTAGTGCTATGTAAATGTTGCATCAATTTAATTCACATATTTATCTAATTTGAGGGGTCCCAAAAAtagattaatattttattaaaatataatactTTCTTTGTCCTAAAAAATcagtaaaatatttgaatatttttacatttttcaACAATTCCTCACATGAATCAAATTGATCATCATGGAAGAGATAAACTCATCGTAACTTGACTTGATTTGACTTGTTACAACAAGACAAGTTATGTGACTTATACCTACATAGAATAGGTGGGCGTTAGCTTATGAACCTTCCGTCACGAAAATATATTCACTTTACTAGTAGATCAGTAGACGCGATTTCCTTGAATAGTCTCATGTATTGTGTAAATGATAAATATTTCTTCTTGGTATTGTTTTTCTTCTCATTGTTATGTTCATTTTGGTCGTGAACATCCGCCTGGTTCTGCAATTCTCCTTAGGAGCGACCTTACTTCTCTCTCACACGGATGACCTCCCAAGATTTATTGGGAGGAGAAGAGAAGAGATGGGAGGAGAAGAGAACAAAAGAGAAATAATATAAGAAAATAAATCAGTCGTGTGCTCCCGAGTTTGTgtaaaaaaaaagagagaaagtGACCAAAAAATAAGATAATGTGAGAGAATCTTTCCAAATCTTCCCATTTTTGGGAAGAAAGTTTTGGGGGAAAGTTATACGAAATTTCTCTCTCGATCATTTCTCTTCTCTCGCCAAAAAACTCGGGAGCACGCCTCGGAAGAATAAAATTTTCCTTTCttttctcttctcttctctccaTTTTCAAACTCTGGAGCAAGTAAAACTGCTTTCACTCAGCTCGGAATTCAGATGAGTAATACCTACTTGTTAAGATTTCAATCCTATTCTGCTCTTAGTTTGCTCCCTGGGCCTGAATTCAATAGTCAGGTGCGCTTTGCGAAGGTTGCAATCCTCTGAACCAGGGACGGAGGCGGGGTGGCCGCCACCCCAAACTCCGGTATAATCGTGaaattagtattaaaatttatggaaaaaaattatatatttatatatttagtagtaaaaaaattattttgaatgttCGCCCcctaaaaaatatataaattttatgaaTTTAGTACTAATATTAGTGATATTTACAGTAATTACGAATTTAGATACACGAATTCAGGTATATTGtgtatattaaaattttaaaaataatatttattaatttatttaatatatattaaattaaatatatatattaattactCGGAAAAAAATTTCGCCACCCCAAAGTTGGGATTCTAGCTCCGTCCCTGCTCAGAACCAAGTGAAATGTCCTCGTACAGCGATCAACAAGAAGGCCCTCAAACTTTCCCAATTGTAAATAACTCAGCTGACCTGAAGTTACCTGGATTGGATGCTGAATGGGTAATATGCCTATCGGTGCTTGCGGAGAGTGTTGCCCGAGTGCAACCACGGCTTCCATGTCAGATGCATCGTTAGGTGGCTCATTTCACATTATCACTTTTCCTCCGTTTAATACTTCATAACAATAAACATGACACACAAGATTTCCTAATTAATAAGCAAACTCATTCTCAGAACAGAATCTTTGATAAATTACAAATAATTGTCGGATACtgacatattttttaaaatataaaataaattgaGAAATTTATGTTGAAGTATGTAATGTAATTTTTAGCAGAAGGTAACATTTAAAAGATATTTGAATTAGTAGTAAGCTCGATGTACATTGACCAAGAGACGAAACTAGTAGCTTTCTACTCTTAACTACTCTCTGTATTCATATTATTTTTCAGGAACAAATAGATTCAATTTGACCTAATATTTTTCATTGTTCCAATCCGTAACTTTTGTAAATAAGATTTTTAATCTTATTCAAGTTAGTAAAGTAATTTTTAGGTTGGTAATTTGAGTATACCTTGATTCTATACCTGTTCAATAATGCATTTTGTAGATATATGGTTATCATTTGAGTAATAATTACAGTGCAAGTACCTGCATATAAAATTAAACAGTCTATCCCACTCCAATTCAATTTCAGGTTTAATTAGTATAATCCAGCTTAGAAGATAAGGGCTCAACTTTTAGTGCTTGATTACTTGTTAATTAAATAAGAAGCATGGCTAGAATTTAAAGGCACGCTATCTCAAATAAAAACTATCCGTCTCTTAAACAACTTGAGGATATGCTTTGGTAAGCACCCTGCAAAAATCTTTTAGTTTCTTAATTTTCATTAACCATCTCCAGTTCTGAACCTTTAAGCCAAACAACTTGTCAACTATATTAGTAGCATAAAGTTTATGTAGATCCTATATATAATCAAGATTTAATTAGTAACCACATACCTAGATTAACACTTTTAAACAAGATTAGATTACAATCAAATTCATGCATTTTCAAATCCTCACATATTCTCGGAAtcttataataattatttatttattcaatcaGCCATTACCACCACCTGTTAAACTTTCCTATATATAGTTCTTGATTTACAACAAGTCTATCAAAAGCACTTGCATCCCCATAAACATGTCTTTCTCTACTTCAACAGCTGCCCCTGTTTTCTCTCAGCAAGTAAACCGCCACATTTACTCGAGAAGGTTGTTACACACACCCCTCTTTACCCACAACAGATTGCGCCAACTAGTGGCAACACTGACGGTGCATCAGTACCTTTTACAGGGGATGAGAGTTTCGATGCAAATGTTGTAATGATACTCTCAGTCCTCTTGTGTGCAGTAATATGCTCGCTTGCCTTTAGTTCTATAATTAGGTGTGTATTGCGGTGTTCAAGCTTGGGAACTTCTGAATCAAGTGAAAGCTCGTCGGCTTGTTTGGCCAATACCGGCATCAAGAAAAAAGCCCTCAAAACTTTCCCAATAGTAAATTACTCAGCTGATCTGAAGCTACCTGGATTAGATGCTGAATGTGTAATATGCCTCTCAGAGTTTGCTCCAGGCGAGCGTGTGAAAATTCTGCCCAAGTGCAACCATGGATTTCACGTCAAATGCATCGATAGGTGGCTCACTTCCCACTTTCGTCCTGCCCTACTTGTAGAAACTGCCTGATTCAGACATGTCAGAAAATAGTGGATTGCAGCATGCCTGCGGCATCGCTACCTGCTCAACCACATGGAGAAACTATTATTGTGAGAATTGCACCTTTAGAGGCTGAGGGTGTATTACGTAATTATCAAACATAAGTATTCGATAGTCAATCTTTCCTTGCACATATACTTACTGGAATTATTATTCAAAGATATCAAGAGTTAGGGTTGCAATTCTTTTGGAAAACAGTGCATCCCCAGAATGAATGTACAGTTAAATTGTATATTTGTACAAATTCATGATTGGGCTTTCAGCTAAATCGAAAGCCATAATTTCATATATTAGGCATACATTTTTCAGGCAGAAAAATAGACAGGGCAAATAGAAAAAAGTAACAAATATATAATTAGAGCAAGGGATAAAATGGTTTGGTCGTCAAGGCTAATATCGTAAATTAATTTAGAAAATTAAAGATATAGTAGAATCACACATCGAGCCGTTCTATGAGTCTTTATCCATCAAAATCAACGGTTAACACTTACCTGCAATAAGGCTAATAATTATGTCACAGGGTTGGAACAAAATCTGGAGACTAGTACTTCCTCGTAAGGTTAAAATTTTCTTGTGGTGTTTTTATCGAAATAATTTTCCAGTGAGAAATAGACTAAGAGGCAAAGGGGTGGATGTTCCAATCATATGTCCTATGTGTGATGTAGACATTGAACATCTATTGCATGTCTACTTTGACTGCCGATTCGCGAGGTGTTATTGGCAACACGCAAGTCTTGATTTTGACATGAGAACTGTCTATTATGCGCCTGAATGGCTTCTTCATAAGCTAGAGGTGTTATCTCAAGAagaattggttaaaatctgtaTTGTCTTGTATGGTATATGGGCATGGAGAAACAAAAAGTCTGGGAAAACAAGGTGGTTTCTGGAACAATAGCTATGGAGATCAGCTTCAAGTTGGTGAAAGAATGGAGAGATGCCAGAGCTAGGAATCAACAAAGCATTTGTTGGAAACGTGTGTGGACTTATCGTAAAACACAGACTATTCACTCATATAAGAACAAAACTACAACTTTTATTTTTGATACAGCAGGATTACTACCTGTGTTTTCTCTATTTTCACTAAAGAGAGAGAGCTTCTGCTTCCTTTTTActtctgcaatatatatatatgcagtCTGCTTTTTACACATATTCCTGCCACCAGTATATATAGTAGATATATTTGCTAACTTAGTCTATAGGTATTACAGGCACTGATGCACATATACACAAGACCCGCCTATTTTTGTTGAGTTGCAGTTTTGATTTCCTTCAGCCCGCCTTAATTCATGGATTCAACATATGACCAGCTGTTTTCCTTATTTTCAAGATGATATTATCAAACTTCTAGCTGCTGTGTTAACTCCTTGTTTTGTTTCGTATGATTGCCTACCTTTATTTACTCTAACATATTTATACATCCTGTCAACACTCAACCTTCTCTATTAACCATGCATGTATTAACCATGCATGAAGATAAGTAGCCCACCATATTTCCAGGATGGGTGTTCATGTATACACAAGTTATACAAGCTGTTATTATTTATGATAGACTCTCGAGAGTTTGGaaattctaacactccccctcaaacttGACTTTGCGTTCCGAGCTTTTCTTTCATTTTATGGAACACGTCCGGCTTCAACGGCTTTGTAAATATATCCGCTAAATTTTCCTAATGTTGCGGTGCACTAACTCCACGATTTTATCATTCACTTGTTCGCGAAGAAAATGATATTTAATATTGATGTGTTTGCTGCGATTGTGTGACACTGGATTTTTCGCGAGAGAAATAGCGGATTTATTATCCACATAAATTTTAACCGAACCTTCCTTCGCAAGATTTAACTCGCTCAAAATGTAGCCTAGCCACATAGCCTGACATATGCTGAGATGTATTCTGCCTCACATGTTGAGAGAgcaactgtttgttgtttctttgAAGACCATGAATATATCCCTGAACTGATATGAAAAGCATATCCTGAAGTACTTTTCCCGTCATCCAAGTCACCACCATAATCACTATCAGAATAGCCaactaattttaaattttgagAATGCGTGTAAAACAGACCATGATCAAGTGCACCTTTAATGTACCTCAAGATTCTTTTAGTTTCCATGAAGTGATCTTACTTCAGTTTCTCCATGTACCTACTAACCAATTCAACTACATACATAATATCTGGAAGAGTAAAAGTTAGGTACCTCATACTTTCAACCAAACTTTTGAACAACGTTGGATTTACCGGCTTCCTCGTTAAATCAACTCTGAGCTTTATGCTCGGTTCTGCTGGCATGCTTACTGGCTTGCATTCCTCCAT is a genomic window containing:
- the LOC141714271 gene encoding RING-H2 finger protein ATL78-like — its product is MSFTTIIDATVVFQQVQTNIYSRRLLLHNSLYQQQQAAATPPQSGNAEHNPRDNSFDANIVMILSILFCAVVCSLCLNFIVKCALRCSRLVASESSESSSARLTNTGIKKKALKTFPVVNYSADLKLPGLDAECVICLSEFAPGERVKVLPKCNHGFHVKCIDRWLNSHSSCPTCRHCLIQTCQKIVDCSMPAASLPVQPHEETIIVRIAPLEAEGVLRNYQT